The Fusobacterium russii ATCC 25533 genome includes a region encoding these proteins:
- the ylxM gene encoding YlxM family DNA-binding protein — translation MMLEEFIEIANLLDIYSELLSGKQKEYMIDHFENDLSLSEIAKNNNVSRQAIYDNIKRGITVLNDYENKLGFYSKKKKILENLKDLKESFSIEKLDKIIDEII, via the coding sequence ATGATGTTAGAAGAATTTATAGAAATAGCGAATCTTTTAGATATATATTCAGAACTTTTAAGTGGTAAACAAAAAGAGTATATGATAGACCACTTTGAGAATGATTTATCTTTATCTGAAATTGCTAAGAATAATAATGTGAGTAGACAAGCTATTTATGACAATATAAAAAGAGGTATAACAGTTTTGAATGACTATGAAAATAAATTGGGTTTTTATTCAAAAAAGAAAAAAATATTAGAAAATTTAAAAGATTTAAAAGAAAGTTTTAGTATTGAAAAATTAGATAAAATAATAGATGAGATAATCTAA
- the ffh gene encoding signal recognition particle protein produces MLENLGNRFQNIFKKIRGHGRLSEDNIKEALREVKMSLLEADVNYKVVKDFTNKISEKAIGTEVIRGINPAQQFIKLVNDELVSLLGGTSSKLTKGIKNPTVLMMAGLQGAGKTTFVGKLAKYLKKQNEKVLLVGVDVYRPAAIKQLQVLGEQIGVEVYAEEDNKNVVEIATRAMERAKEINASYMLVDTAGRLHIDEELMNELKELKRAIRPQEILLVVDAMIGQDAVNLAKSFNEALSVDGIILTKLDGDTRGGAALSIKAVVGKPIKFVGVGEKLDDIEVFHPDRLVSRILGMGDVVSLVEKAQEAIDQDEAKSLEDKIRKQKFDLEDFLKQLQTIKKLGSLGSILKMIPGMGQIGDIAPAEKEMKKVECIIQSMTKEERKKPEILKASRKQRIAKGSGTEVADVNRLLKQFDQMKSMMKMFSGGKMPNIGPMLGGRGGKFPF; encoded by the coding sequence ATGTTAGAAAATTTAGGAAATAGATTTCAAAATATCTTCAAGAAAATTCGTGGTCATGGAAGATTAAGTGAAGATAATATAAAGGAAGCTTTAAGAGAAGTTAAAATGTCGCTTTTAGAAGCCGATGTCAACTATAAAGTCGTTAAAGATTTTACAAATAAAATAAGTGAAAAAGCAATAGGAACAGAAGTTATAAGGGGAATTAATCCTGCTCAACAATTTATAAAATTAGTAAATGATGAATTGGTTAGTCTTTTAGGAGGAACAAGCTCAAAGCTTACAAAAGGAATTAAGAATCCTACAGTCCTTATGATGGCAGGTTTACAGGGAGCAGGAAAAACAACTTTTGTTGGAAAACTTGCTAAATATTTAAAAAAGCAAAATGAAAAAGTTCTTCTTGTAGGCGTTGATGTATATAGACCGGCAGCTATAAAACAGCTTCAAGTTCTTGGAGAGCAAATTGGAGTTGAAGTTTATGCAGAGGAAGATAATAAAAATGTTGTAGAGATTGCTACGAGAGCAATGGAGAGGGCAAAAGAAATCAATGCAAGCTATATGCTGGTTGATACAGCAGGAAGACTTCACATAGATGAAGAACTTATGAATGAATTAAAAGAACTTAAAAGAGCAATAAGACCTCAAGAAATACTTCTTGTAGTAGATGCTATGATAGGGCAAGATGCCGTAAACTTAGCTAAATCTTTTAATGAGGCATTAAGTGTAGATGGAATTATACTTACTAAATTGGATGGTGATACTCGTGGAGGAGCAGCTCTGTCTATAAAAGCAGTGGTTGGAAAACCAATAAAATTTGTAGGTGTAGGAGAAAAATTGGATGATATTGAGGTATTTCACCCAGACAGATTAGTTTCAAGGATATTAGGTATGGGAGATGTAGTTTCATTGGTTGAAAAAGCTCAAGAAGCAATAGATCAAGATGAGGCGAAATCTTTAGAAGATAAGATAAGAAAACAAAAATTTGATTTAGAAGATTTCTTAAAACAACTTCAAACAATAAAGAAATTAGGTTCGTTAGGAAGCATTTTGAAAATGATTCCTGGAATGGGGCAAATTGGAGATATAGCTCCTGCTGAAAAAGAAATGAAAAAAGTTGAGTGTATCATTCAATCAATGACAAAAGAAGAGAGAAAGAAACCGGAAATTTTAAAAGCCAGCAGAAAGCAAAGGATTGCTAAAGGTAGTGGCACTGAAGTTGCTGATGTAAACAGGCTTTTAAAACAATTTGATCAGATGAAATCTATGATGAAAATGTTTAGTGGTGGAAAAATGCCAAATATAGGTCCAATGTTAGGCGGACGA